From the genome of Bacteroidota bacterium:
TGCAAGACTTTTTATATGGTGCTATGGAAAATACCACCGCCACTATTTTTGGTGATTTCTTTTTTGTTGATGGCAAATCGTTCAATGATAGAAACTATATAAATGTGAACATGCATGAATTCACGCATCAATGGTTTGGCGATTATGTAACTGCCCGCAATTATGCCCACCAATGGCTGCAGGAAAGTTATGCTACGCATTATCCAAAATATTTTCAACGCAAACTTTACGGTGAAGATTATTTCCAGTGGATGCGTAAAGTAGAAATGAATAGTGCATTGGATGCATCCAAATCGAATAATAATCCTGTGGCACATACAGGTGGTGGAACAGCCAGGGTTTACCAAAAAGGTTCGCTTGTATTAGATATGTTGCGTTATGTTTTGGGCAATGAAGAGTATCGTAGAATGACTGCTCATTATCTAAAGAAGCATGCTTATGGCAATGTAGAAACCTACGATTTGCAAGTAGCGATACATGATGTATTGGGTAAAAACTTGGATTGGTTTTTTGATGAATGGGCTAATAGGGGAGGTGAACCACATTATAATATATCATGGTCGGCCATTGCAAATAATAGTGGTGCCAAAGTAACCAATGTTGCCATTAAACAAATCCAGGAAGTGAATGAAGTGATAGGTTATTTTAAAATGCCTATTGTAATAAGAGTATATTATAGTGATGGAACTTTCGATGAACAAAAACCATGGGTAGAAGGGAGCCAAACAAATGTATCTTTTGCAAATACAAATGGGAAACAGGTAGCTTTTGTAATATTCGATGTGAATAATCAAATATTGAAACAAGTAACTTATAATAGAACTTTTGAAGAACTAAAAGCACAGCTAGAAATGGGGCCAAATATGATAGACCGTTACGAAGCTTTGGCTGCTATGAAAGATATAGCATTAGATAAAAAGAAAGATATATTGATGCAGACTATTAATAAAGAAAGTTTCCATGCCCTACGCAGTGAAGCATGGACACAACTGTTTGTAAGTACTACCATGCAAACCAGAGAGAATTATACAAAAGCATTGAGTGACCCAAGTATCGATGTTCGCAAAAGTATTATAACAAATACAGCAAATATCCCTGGTGGTTGTTTCGATTTATTTTTAAATCTGATTAGTGATTCATCATATAATATGCAAGAAAGTTTATTAGAAAAACTATATATATATTCTCCAAGAGATGTACAAAGTTGGTTGGTAAAATCAACCGATACAGGCACAGGAAATGGTATATTAATAAAACGACTAGAACTATTATATAGAAGTGGTGATAAATCGAAAATGCAAGCATTAATAAGTATGGCTTCATCACACTTCGAATTTCGCACACGCATCAATGCATTCAATGCACTTAAAGCAATCGATTTGTGCAATGAAGAAGTAGTAGGTCATTTGCTCAATGCCGCTTCATCATGGAATGGTCGTTTGGGCGGCCCAGCAAAAGAAGTACTTGATTATTTCGCTCAACAAAAAGCTTACAAAGTTATTATAGTTGATGTATATAAAAAGTTACTTGATGGTGAAAGGAAGGTTTTGAAGGATAAAGGAGTAAACTATTAGTAAACAGTAGTCAGTAAACAGCCCGCCGCGGCGGGTAGTAAACAGTAGTTAGTAATTAGTGCCATTTCGGCGTCAGCCACTGACCACTGACCACTGTTTACTGAGCACTGCCTATAGCCTTCCCACTTGCATACCATGAAGCCAATCCGCCAATAGCAACAGAAGTAAAAGCAACATATAAGAAATCGGGCAAACGCATTTCGACAGGATATACATTTATCACCATTGTTTCTGCATCGCCCAAGGTAATAAAACCATATTGTTGTTGCAGCCAGCATATAGCAAAACCTAAAACTAGTCCAGTAAAGCAACCCAAGCAAGCCACCATCATGCCGTGGCCAAAGAATATACTTCTAATAAAGCGTTTGCTTCCGCCCATATATTTAAGCGTTTCTATATGTCCACGCTTTTCCATAATAAGCATCACGAGCATGGCAATGAGATTAAAAGAACCTACCAATAATATAAACATCATAATAACATAGCTGAACATTTTTTCGCCATTCATTACTTTGTTTAATAACTGGTGTTGCTGCCTGCGATTTTGTATAATATAATTATTGCCCAATATTTTTTGTATATCAGCAAT
Proteins encoded in this window:
- a CDS encoding M1 family metallopeptidase; this translates as MKKAIFSVAIILCFTITTNAQTIGTYKSYLKETAAPREHPVDMKHTIIDLKFDCGKGEVIGKVTHQFMSLQKSVDSIFLDAPGIEIKEFKMVGQQGKVKTSDKGVTLYFSPALTWDFTYTLEINYIARPTRGLYFIGWNDETTDQHKNEWGYVRKQIWTQGQGTDNRNWIPCYDEPNDKTVTETIITFDKKYQVLSNGVLQSKKDNKDNTITWHYKMSHPHPTYLVMLGIGEFAVKKGKSAKGTPVNFWYYPEFANRVPYTACYTEQMVDFMEEELMTAYPWESYSQVMVQDFLYGAMENTTATIFGDFFFVDGKSFNDRNYINVNMHEFTHQWFGDYVTARNYAHQWLQESYATHYPKYFQRKLYGEDYFQWMRKVEMNSALDASKSNNNPVAHTGGGTARVYQKGSLVLDMLRYVLGNEEYRRMTAHYLKKHAYGNVETYDLQVAIHDVLGKNLDWFFDEWANRGGEPHYNISWSAIANNSGAKVTNVAIKQIQEVNEVIGYFKMPIVIRVYYSDGTFDEQKPWVEGSQTNVSFANTNGKQVAFVIFDVNNQILKQVTYNRTFEELKAQLEMGPNMIDRYEALAAMKDIALDKKKDILMQTINKESFHALRSEAWTQLFVSTTMQTRENYTKALSDPSIDVRKSIITNTANIPGGCFDLFLNLISDSSYNMQESLLEKLYIYSPRDVQSWLVKSTDTGTGNGILIKRLELLYRSGDKSKMQALISMASSHFEFRTRINAFNALKAIDLCNEEVVGHLLNAASSWNGRLGGPAKEVLDYFAQQKAYKVIIVDVYKKLLDGERKVLKDKGVNY